The Anaerolineae bacterium genome segment GACGAACTTGCCGGCCCCATCCATTGCGCCATAAAAATTTGATTCCAGCCCAATTTCACGCCGCCTGCTTCTCGCCTCTGAATCTGTAATCAGCCCTGCATTAAGATCCGCGTCGATGCTCATCTGTTTTCCGGGCATCGCATCCAGGGTAAATCTTGCCGCCACTTCGGCTATCCTTGTAGCGCCCTTGGTTATAACAATAAAATTAATCAGGACAAGCACCAGAAATACTATAAACCCAACCACATAATTACCGCCGACAACAAAGGCGCCGAATGCCTTGATGACCTGCCCTGCAGCCCCTGTGCCCTCATTGCCGTGGAGAAGTATAAGACGCGTGGAAGCCACATTAAGGGACAAACGAAGCAAAGTAGCGATTAAAAGAATGGATGGAAAAACTGAAAAATCAATAGGTTTCAGTGTATAAACGGAAACCAGCAGTATGGTTAGAGAAAAAGTGATGCTGAAGGAGAGGAGAATATCAAGAATAAAGGGATGTACGGGTATCATCATGATCAGAAGGATACCTGCTATCCCTATGGCCATCGCGGTAGTACCACCTTTAAACATATCGGCAAAATTATCGGTTTTAACGTAAGAATCAGCCATTTTTAATCCACATTTACGGTTCAAGGTTCAGGGTTTAGGGTTCAAGGTTCAGGGTTACTGGTTGTTGGTTCTCTGATATCTAATCTTCTCACCTTCTCACCCTCCGACCTCTAACCTCAACGACTCTTCATGCTGTAAACAAATGCCAGTACTTCAGCAACCGCCCTGTACAAATTTGCCGGTATCATCTCATCCACCTCCACCTTCTTATACAATACTCGTGCCAGAGGCTTGTTATCAACAATGGGCACATTGTTTTTCCTGGCAATATCTTTTATATTCTCAGCTATGAAACCAGCCCCTTTAGCAACCACCTTCGGCGCAGACGTGCTTGTCTGATCATAGCTAAGCGCCACGGCAAGATGGGTGGGATTGGTTATAACCACATCCGCTTCAGGAACGCTTGCCATCATTCTTTTTCTGGCCGCATCTCTCTGAAGACGCTTTATTTTTGCCTTTACGAGGGGATCTCCTTCTGCCTGCCTGAATTCATCTTTTACCTCCTGTTTTGACATTTTAAGATTTTTTTCATATTCCCACTTCTGATAAATATAATCTAAAACAGCAAGAATTATAAGCACAAGGCAAACTCTGAGAATAATCTTGAAGGCAACCCAGCCGATGTAAATCAATATTCCCCACACGCTCTGGTCCGGCAACGGAATAAAATTCTCTATTTCCCCCTTGATAGTCACATAAGCAACAAAACCGACTATTGAAATCTTAAATATACTTTTTGCCAGTTCCACAAGGGACCTGATTGAAAACAGTTTCTGGAATCCCTTAATCGGATCAATCTTTGACAGTTTCGGCTGCACCGATTCTGCGGAAAGCACAAAACCCACCTGCATGTAATTGGCAAGCAACGCCATGGAAAATGCAGTCGTAAGAAGAGGGAAAAGCATGGCAAAAATCTTATACACAAGGTTGGTTGAAAGATGCTGAATATTATCGCAATTAACATGGAATTCACCTGCCTGGGCGAGCGACCACCTTGTAAAAGCCATCATTTTTTCGACTAAAGCGGAAGAACCAAACCAGAAGAAGACCAGACACGCCAGCAGAACCGCCACAGATGCAACCTCCCGGCTTTTTGCAACCTGGCCCTGCTTTCTCGCCTTTTCCCGTTTCTTGGGAGTAGCCCGCTCTGTCCTTTCCTGATCTTTATTCTGTTCAGCCATAATTTTTAGTTGTCAGGGGTCGGGGATCAGGTTTCACGGGTAACTCGTTCCCGCGCTCCCCCGATCCCTGACCCCCGACCATTCCCTGACGCTTGTGTCAAAAAATCCTCACATTAAATGGAAAAGCAGGTTCAGCTTGTCTCCAAAATCCAGGAAAATACTGCCCACCATTCTTGCAAAAACGGGAAGAGCAAGTCCGATACATATAAGCCCCACAGCTATTTTCAAAGGAAATCCAACGATAAGTATATTAATCTGGGGAACGGTCCTGGCAATCAATCCAAAACCGATACTTATCATCAAAAGCATGGCGATAACCGGAGCTCCTGTCTTAATCGCAACGATAAAAATATCTTTTGAAAACTCAACCATTGCCTGCATTAATTTTCCTGAAAAATGAAAACCCAGGACAGGAACAATTCTGTAACTTTCAGCAATAGCGTATAAAAAGAGATGGTGACCATCAACAGCAAGAAATACCAGCATGGCAAGCAGATATTGAAGTTCAGCTATAATTGAAACCTGCGCGCTGGTTATTGGATCAAACACATTTACAATGGCAAAACCCATTTGAAAGCCTGCAAGCTGTCCTGCAAGCTGCACTCCGGCAAAGACCAGTCTGCCCACCAACCCTATAGTAACGCCAATCATAACTTCCCCGGCCATTCCCAATGCCAACGATAGAATATCAGGAGACAAGATATGGAGTTTAACAAAGGGGAAGAGGAGAAATACTATCATCAGAGACAGCCCGCCTTTTACCCTGACAGGGACAGTCGTGTTCCCTAAAATAGGCATGGTTGCTATAATCGAAGTCACCCTGAGAAGTATAAAAATAAACGTCTCAACCTGTTCTGCGGTTATTTGCGGCATATTCATGATTCAAAAGCAGAAGGTAAGAAGATGAAAAAATTAGTAAAGAGCTCAAAAACAAAACTTCTCACCCTCTTCCTTTCTGCTCTTCCTACCCTCCTACCCTCTCACCCTCTCACCCTCTCACCCTCTCACCTCCTAATCCCTTAATCCCTCACTTTATATACATCGGTATGGATTGAAAGAGTTTCTGTGTATAAGTAACCATAAGGTTGATCATCCATGGGAGCGCAATAATGAGGCCCACCATAACGGCAACTATTTTAGGAACAAATGTCAATGTCATTTCCTGAATCTGAGTTACTGCCTGAAAGATGCTGACAATAAGGCCTACAGCAAGGCCCACTGTAAGCATGGGGGCTGCAAGCAGCAAGGTAACCTTTATGGCTTCGGCGGCCAGCCCAATAATCATATCAACAGTCATGCGCACCTCTCCTAAACAAAACTTTGAACCAGTGAACCGATTACTAAATTCCACCCGTCAACCAGCACAAAAAGGAGTAGTTTGAACGGCAGGCTTATCATTACAGGTGGAAGCATCATCATTCCCATTGATAAAAGCACGCTGGCAATGACCATGTCCAGTATCAAAAAAGGAAGATAGATCATAAACCCGATTTGAAAAGCCGTCTTTAATTCACTGATTACAAAGGCCGGCATTAATACGGGAAGTTTGATCTCATCGGGGTTTTTAGGCCTTTCCTCTCTTGAAATCTTGACAAAAAGGGCAATATCTTTTTCTCTGGCCTGTTTTAACATAAATTCCTTTATGGGCTGCGTTGCCAGGTCAAAGGCCCTTTCTGCCGATATCTCTTCATTAATATACGGCTGCAGCGCCCGCGAATTTATATCATTCCAGACCGGTGTCATGATAAAAAAGGTCAGGAAAAGAGCTAATCCAATGATAATCTGGTTTGCAGGCATCTGCTGCGTGCCAAGAGCATGTCTTAGAAGGGAAAGGACGACAACAATTCGAGTGAACGAAGTCAACATTACAAGTATTGCCGGGGCAAGAGAAAGTATTGTAAGAAGAAGCAGCAGTTGAATAACTACCGCTACCCTGCCTGGTTCATCACCACCGTCCCCGACATTCAAACTTATCGAGGGAACGGAAAATGATTGTCCCAACGAAGAGCCTGCAAAAAAAACAAGTCCCAAAATTACCAGGATGCATATAAGATATTTCCGGGTATCAAATCTTGATGGTCTCGTAAAAAGTGTCAATTTATGACCTCGTTGAGTCGTTAAGTAACTGTTTACGGTTATGTGGTTTATCCGTCACTTCAACAATCTCTTCAAATAATCAGAAAAAGAGGCGCTTTTGCCTTTCTGCTCTTGAATATCTTTCAGTTGTTCAAGCGATTCAGAATCCACAATCTCCGTCAACAGGGATATCTTGCTGCTCGAAACGCCGATCACCATAATGTTGCCCAGCACATCAATAAGCATTATACTGCTCTTGGTCCCCAGGTATTTAGCAGATAAAATCTTTATCAATTCTCTGCCATTGATCCCCCCTTCTCCCTTTTTCATGATTTTTTTAAACAGATACGCGGCAACAATCATAATCCCCACCGTAACGGCAAGGGCAGATATTATTTTCAAAAGAGAGGGAAACAATTCCAGTGAATTCATGGCGCTCCTCAAATAATTACTTCAAGGTATTAAGTCTCTCGGCAGGGGAAACGATGTCCGTCAATCTAACCCCGAACTTCTCATTAACCACAACCACTTCACCCATGGCAACCAATCGATTGTTGATAAAAACATCCATCGGCTCTCCTGCAAATTTCGTCAACTCTATAACCGAACTCTGGCCTAACTGAAGAAGCTCACTTATCAACATCCTTCCTCTGCCCAGCTCAACAGTCACTGTGAGGGGTATATCCAGAATAAAATCCAGATCCAGCTCTGATTTTTTTGTTTTACCCTGTTTTATTTCCTCGAACCTGACGTTACTAACCTCTTTTTTCTCAACCGGTTTTTTCTTAACCGGCTTTTCTTCAACCGGCTTTTCTTCAACTGGCTTTTCTTCAACTGGCTTTTCTTCAACCGGCTTTTCTTCAACCGGCTTGACAGATGCCTTCATCTCCTCCTGAACATCGTCCCCGCCGATTTCTTTATCGTTTTTTGTTTCTTTTACTTCTTCCGCCGACTCATTCTGTTCCATATCAATACACCTCTTCCCCAATCATAAGTTTTGTCACCTCTATCGCACGGTTACCTTTATAAAGCCCTGGCTGTCCCTTAAACTTAAGGATATTTTCCACATAAACATCCAGACTATCGCTGCAATATTGATCCAGAGATATAACATCCCCCTTTTTCAGGCTTACAACTTCTCTTCCGCTCAGCTCCGTTCTGCCCAGCTCAACAGTGAGGTTTACATTTACGCGTCTAAGACCCTTCTCAAAGCTGTTCGTCCATTCTTTATCAGCCACAAATGTTTCTTCCTGATAACCTGCCTGTAATTTTTTACTGATCGGCTCTATCATTAAATAAGGTATGCAAAAATTAATTTTGCCCGAAGAAAAACCCAGGTCAACTTCAAATTGCATAACAAGCACAACGTCAGTAGCCGCTACAAGCTGTACAAACTGTGGATTTGTTTCCGCTCTCTGATAGACGACATCAAGTTGTATAATTGTTTTCCACACCTCTTTAAAATCAGACAGTGCGTTTAATACAATCTTCTTTATCAGATTGTTTTCTATGATTGTAAACTCCCTTCCCTCAATTTTAACCGTTTCCCGTCCGGATCCACCGAAGATAATATCAACCAGAGCAAATATAACTCGCGATTCAATAATAAAAAGTGAAACCCCTTTTAATGGATTCATTTTAAAGAGATTAAGACTCGCAGGCACTGGAATTGTTTTCATAAATTCTTCATACTTGGCCATATGCACCGATAAAGTGTTAACAGTGACAATCTTTTTCAACACCGACGACAGGGTTGTTCTGAACATTCTGGCAAATCTTTCAGCTGTCGTCTCCAGGGCCGGCATCCTTCCTTTTACAATTCTTTCCTGGCCGGTTAAATCATATGGATGGACTTTTGACGGATCATGGTCTTCTTCTTGCTGCTTTGTCTCAACCTCACCTTCTGATACCCCCTTTAAAAGGGCATCCACCTCTTCCTGTGACAGTATCTGGGACATCTAAGTTGTCTCCTTACTCCTTAATCCTTCTTAATCCATCTATTGTATAAGAAATTCGGTAAAATAGACCCTTCTGACCTGACCTTTAGTAAGATGACTATTCAGACGCATGGCGATCTCGTCTTTAAGACGCTGTTTCCCCTCAAAGCCTGCGATCTCCTTATAGCTTTTTGATGAAAGGAGACCAAGAATGCTGTCTGTAATTTTTGGTTTTAACAGGTCCAGCTCCAACACAGCATCCTGATTAGACACCTCGATCTGGATCACAGCCTTTAAGTACCTTTCACCGTTATCATCCATTAAATTTATGACCAGACTGCCCATTGACCAAACACCCGGTTCCTGAACGGTCTGTCCGACACTTGCTTTTTCTGAACCGGAAAGATGGGTCTTATAGTATGTCCACCCGGCAAAACCTGCTGCCGCTAAAATCACTACCCCCAAAAACACTACAATCCATTTAATAATCGATTTCTTGCCTTTTTTTGGTTCTTTTTCTTCGAGCTCCGCTTCTTCCTTTTCTTCTTCAACCATTAGCACACCCTCCTCAACCTTTTTTGCAGTAGTTCAGCCACAAAGACGCTAAAATTGTGGCTGACCTGTTACTCTTCCTTTAATGCTAAAATAACCTCCACCCTCCTGTTGATATCCCTGTTGTGATCGCTCACATTCGGTAAAAGAGGTTTTGAATCACCATAGCCTGCTGCAGAGAGTCTTTCCGGGAGAATGCCGCCCTGGGAAATGAAATATTTGATAACATTCACGGCCCGGGCGGTTGACAGTTCCCAGTTCGACGGAAACCCAGGAGTGTTTATCGGAATATCATCCGTATGTCCCTCTACCCTTATCAGGCTGTCGGTTTTTTGAAAAATAGAACAAAGTGATTTAAGGGCAGGCCGATTTTTTTCTTCAATTTCGGCCGTACCTGCCTCAAATAACAGCTTTTCAACCAGGGTAACGCGAACCCCCTCTTTTATCACCTTTGCCATAGCCATGCCTTCAGGAACAGCAGAAGCTCCCTCTCCGGTCGTTCCTGCGGTCATTCCGGCTGCTTTGTTTACACGCTCGGCCAATTCTCTCTTTTTTTTCTCAAACATCATGGCCTTATTTCTTATAGGAATAACAAATGGGGTAAAAACCTTCACATCCTCTTTTT includes the following:
- the flhB gene encoding flagellar biosynthesis protein FlhB; the protein is MAEQNKDQERTERATPKKREKARKQGQVAKSREVASVAVLLACLVFFWFGSSALVEKMMAFTRWSLAQAGEFHVNCDNIQHLSTNLVYKIFAMLFPLLTTAFSMALLANYMQVGFVLSAESVQPKLSKIDPIKGFQKLFSIRSLVELAKSIFKISIVGFVAYVTIKGEIENFIPLPDQSVWGILIYIGWVAFKIILRVCLVLIILAVLDYIYQKWEYEKNLKMSKQEVKDEFRQAEGDPLVKAKIKRLQRDAARKRMMASVPEADVVITNPTHLAVALSYDQTSTSAPKVVAKGAGFIAENIKDIARKNNVPIVDNKPLARVLYKKVEVDEMIPANLYRAVAEVLAFVYSMKSR
- the fliR gene encoding flagellar biosynthetic protein FliR; amino-acid sequence: MPQITAEQVETFIFILLRVTSIIATMPILGNTTVPVRVKGGLSLMIVFLLFPFVKLHILSPDILSLALGMAGEVMIGVTIGLVGRLVFAGVQLAGQLAGFQMGFAIVNVFDPITSAQVSIIAELQYLLAMLVFLAVDGHHLFLYAIAESYRIVPVLGFHFSGKLMQAMVEFSKDIFIVAIKTGAPVIAMLLMISIGFGLIARTVPQINILIVGFPLKIAVGLICIGLALPVFARMVGSIFLDFGDKLNLLFHLM
- the fliQ gene encoding flagellar biosynthesis protein FliQ, whose translation is MTVDMIIGLAAEAIKVTLLLAAPMLTVGLAVGLIVSIFQAVTQIQEMTLTFVPKIVAVMVGLIIALPWMINLMVTYTQKLFQSIPMYIK
- the fliP gene encoding flagellar type III secretion system pore protein FliP (The bacterial flagellar biogenesis protein FliP forms a type III secretion system (T3SS)-type pore required for flagellar assembly.), translated to MLVILGLVFFAGSSLGQSFSVPSISLNVGDGGDEPGRVAVVIQLLLLLTILSLAPAILVMLTSFTRIVVVLSLLRHALGTQQMPANQIIIGLALFLTFFIMTPVWNDINSRALQPYINEEISAERAFDLATQPIKEFMLKQAREKDIALFVKISREERPKNPDEIKLPVLMPAFVISELKTAFQIGFMIYLPFLILDMVIASVLLSMGMMMLPPVMISLPFKLLLFVLVDGWNLVIGSLVQSFV
- a CDS encoding flagellar biosynthetic protein FliO; amino-acid sequence: MNSLELFPSLLKIISALAVTVGIMIVAAYLFKKIMKKGEGGINGRELIKILSAKYLGTKSSIMLIDVLGNIMVIGVSSSKISLLTEIVDSESLEQLKDIQEQKGKSASFSDYLKRLLK
- the fliN gene encoding flagellar motor switch protein FliN produces the protein MEQNESAEEVKETKNDKEIGGDDVQEEMKASVKPVEEKPVEEKPVEEKPVEEKPVEEKPVKKKPVEKKEVSNVRFEEIKQGKTKKSELDLDFILDIPLTVTVELGRGRMLISELLQLGQSSVIELTKFAGEPMDVFINNRLVAMGEVVVVNEKFGVRLTDIVSPAERLNTLK
- the fliM gene encoding flagellar motor switch protein FliM; translated protein: MSQILSQEEVDALLKGVSEGEVETKQQEEDHDPSKVHPYDLTGQERIVKGRMPALETTAERFARMFRTTLSSVLKKIVTVNTLSVHMAKYEEFMKTIPVPASLNLFKMNPLKGVSLFIIESRVIFALVDIIFGGSGRETVKIEGREFTIIENNLIKKIVLNALSDFKEVWKTIIQLDVVYQRAETNPQFVQLVAATDVVLVMQFEVDLGFSSGKINFCIPYLMIEPISKKLQAGYQEETFVADKEWTNSFEKGLRRVNVNLTVELGRTELSGREVVSLKKGDVISLDQYCSDSLDVYVENILKFKGQPGLYKGNRAIEVTKLMIGEEVY
- a CDS encoding flagellar basal body-associated FliL family protein codes for the protein MVEEEKEEAELEEKEPKKGKKSIIKWIVVFLGVVILAAAGFAGWTYYKTHLSGSEKASVGQTVQEPGVWSMGSLVINLMDDNGERYLKAVIQIEVSNQDAVLELDLLKPKITDSILGLLSSKSYKEIAGFEGKQRLKDEIAMRLNSHLTKGQVRRVYFTEFLIQ
- a CDS encoding OmpA family protein; protein product: MKSRSKKPEDKGGAWLLTFNDMVTLLLTFLVLVLSLSEMDKSKLAALSGSMNAVFDTPKLKKEDVKVFTPFVIPIRNKAMMFEKKKRELAERVNKAAGMTAGTTGEGASAVPEGMAMAKVIKEGVRVTLVEKLLFEAGTAEIEEKNRPALKSLCSIFQKTDSLIRVEGHTDDIPINTPGFPSNWELSTARAVNVIKYFISQGGILPERLSAAGYGDSKPLLPNVSDHNRDINRRVEVILALKEE